The following are from one region of the Anaerohalosphaeraceae bacterium genome:
- the thiS gene encoding sulfur carrier protein ThiS: MSWTLKINGTPQTFEPSEQPATLADLLKQLQMDKAAVVAEVDGQVVPREHFAQTVLRDGQSIELIRFVGGG, from the coding sequence ATGAGCTGGACATTGAAGATTAACGGAACTCCGCAGACGTTTGAACCGTCCGAGCAGCCGGCCACATTGGCGGATTTATTGAAGCAGCTTCAGATGGACAAAGCCGCCGTTGTGGCGGAGGTGGACGGGCAGGTTGTTCCCCGTGAGCATTTTGCACAGACGGTTTTGCGGGATGGTCAATCGATTGAATTGATTCGTTTTGTGGGCGGCGGATAA
- a CDS encoding thiazole synthase — MDSLVIAGRSFRSRLFVGTGKFASASVMAAAIEASGTEMVTVALRRVDIQNPSDDMLSAIDRTRYQLLPNTSGARDAAEAVRLARLARAASGIHWVKLEVTPDPYYLLPDGTETLKAAEILVKEGFVVLPYIHADPVLAKRLQEVGCATVMPLASPIGSNQGMRTKDSIAIIIEQATVPVVVDAGLGAPSHAAEAMEMGADAVLVNTAIATAADPVRMAAAFKQAVEAGRLAYEAGLPPKSTTAQASSPLTGFLRNE; from the coding sequence ATGGATTCGCTGGTGATAGCAGGCAGGTCGTTTCGTTCGAGGCTGTTTGTCGGGACAGGCAAGTTTGCCTCGGCGAGTGTGATGGCGGCGGCGATTGAGGCCTCCGGCACAGAAATGGTGACGGTGGCCCTCCGTCGTGTGGATATTCAGAATCCGTCTGATGATATGCTGTCGGCCATTGACCGGACACGGTACCAGCTGCTCCCGAATACGTCCGGGGCTCGCGATGCGGCGGAGGCCGTTCGTCTGGCACGGCTGGCGCGGGCCGCCAGCGGGATTCACTGGGTCAAACTGGAGGTGACGCCTGACCCGTATTATCTGCTGCCGGACGGCACGGAAACGCTGAAGGCCGCTGAAATCCTTGTCAAGGAAGGGTTTGTCGTGCTGCCGTATATCCACGCGGACCCGGTTTTGGCAAAACGGCTTCAGGAAGTCGGCTGTGCAACGGTGATGCCGCTGGCCAGTCCCATCGGGTCCAATCAGGGGATGCGGACGAAGGATTCGATTGCGATTATCATTGAGCAGGCGACGGTGCCTGTGGTGGTGGATGCAGGGCTGGGGGCGCCCTCGCATGCGGCCGAGGCGATGGAGATGGGAGCGGATGCCGTTTTGGTCAATACGGCGATTGCGACGGCGGCCGACCCGGTTCGGATGGCGGCGGCCTTTAAGCAGGCCGTCGAAGCCGGCCGTCTGGCCTATGAGGCGGGGCTGCCGCCCAAGAGCACAACGGCACAGGCATCAAGTCCCCTGACCGGATTTTTGCGGAATGAGTAG
- the thiH gene encoding 2-iminoacetate synthase ThiH has translation MSRRAMEEIRTILAQKNLDHDRQVWTEQMRRIRPEDVQKELSKPAGKYSFPRLLTLLSPAAEECLEEMAQQAARLTIQRFGRTIQLYAPLYVSNVCINSCRYCGYNRHTVFERTRLSIEEALADAAVIAEEGFRHLLLVSGEDRAFVTTAYLAELAARLRRRFSSLSVEIYPMTQEEYRILFEAGIDGVTLYQETYDREAYAYYHPAGPKRDYDWRLLAPDRFASAGMRRIGLGVLLGLTDWRLETLALAEHAAYLMKRYWRSQVAFSFPRLRPALGAPSDWPHLLSDRNLVQMMLALRLCFADAGIVLSTRERAQLRDHLVDLCVTSMSAGSKTNPGGYTGHEDTAEQFVVADSRTPAQIAQMIRSKGKDPVWKDWDAAFAFS, from the coding sequence ATGAGTAGGCGGGCCATGGAGGAAATCCGAACCATTCTGGCTCAAAAAAATCTCGACCATGACCGGCAGGTCTGGACCGAGCAGATGCGTCGGATTCGTCCGGAGGATGTGCAGAAGGAATTGTCCAAGCCGGCCGGCAAGTATTCTTTTCCGCGTCTTTTGACGCTGCTTAGTCCCGCTGCGGAGGAGTGTCTGGAGGAAATGGCGCAGCAGGCCGCACGCCTGACGATTCAGCGGTTTGGACGCACCATTCAGCTGTATGCTCCGCTGTATGTGTCGAATGTGTGCATCAACAGCTGCCGCTACTGCGGATACAATCGCCATACGGTGTTTGAACGGACGCGCCTGTCCATTGAAGAGGCCCTGGCGGATGCGGCGGTGATTGCGGAGGAAGGTTTCCGCCATCTTCTGCTGGTCAGCGGCGAGGACCGTGCCTTTGTGACGACGGCGTATCTGGCGGAATTGGCGGCTCGGCTTCGCCGGCGATTCAGTTCTCTGAGTGTCGAAATTTATCCGATGACGCAGGAGGAATACCGGATTCTCTTTGAAGCGGGCATCGACGGCGTGACACTCTATCAGGAAACGTATGACCGGGAGGCCTATGCATATTATCACCCGGCCGGTCCGAAGCGGGATTATGACTGGCGGCTGCTGGCACCGGACCGGTTTGCATCCGCCGGCATGCGCCGGATTGGACTGGGGGTTCTGCTGGGGCTGACGGATTGGCGTCTGGAAACGCTGGCGCTGGCGGAGCATGCGGCGTATCTGATGAAACGATACTGGCGTTCGCAGGTGGCGTTTTCATTCCCGCGGCTTCGACCCGCTCTGGGGGCTCCTTCGGACTGGCCGCATCTGCTTTCGGACCGAAATCTGGTGCAGATGATGCTGGCGCTGCGGCTGTGTTTCGCCGATGCGGGGATTGTGCTGTCCACCCGGGAGCGTGCCCAGCTGCGCGATCATCTGGTTGACCTGTGCGTAACGAGTATGAGCGCCGGTTCCAAAACCAACCCCGGCGGCTATACCGGCCATGAGGATACGGCTGAGCAGTTTGTTGTGGCCGATAGCCGAACGCCCGCCCAGATTGCCCAAATGATTCGCTCCAAAGGCAAAGACCCCGTCTGGAAGGACTGGGATGCGGCTTTTGCTTTTTCATAA
- the crcB gene encoding fluoride efflux transporter CrcB, protein MWQKLCYLGFAGALGTLCRYWLSGFVHRMLSTTFPVGTAVVNILGCLLFGLLWALIELRLNIPVQLKGVIFLGFFGAFTTFSTFAFETVQLIDDSQWFWVAGNLVLQNGLGLMAMMTGLAIGKWI, encoded by the coding sequence ATGTGGCAGAAATTATGTTATTTAGGTTTTGCCGGAGCCCTGGGGACGCTCTGTCGCTACTGGCTTTCGGGATTTGTTCATCGGATGCTTTCCACTACGTTTCCCGTCGGGACGGCTGTCGTAAATATTCTGGGATGTCTTCTGTTTGGGCTCCTGTGGGCCTTGATTGAGCTGCGTCTGAATATTCCCGTTCAGCTGAAAGGGGTGATTTTTCTGGGGTTTTTCGGGGCATTCACGACGTTTTCGACGTTTGCTTTTGAAACCGTTCAGCTGATTGATGATTCTCAGTGGTTCTGGGTTGCCGGCAATCTGGTTCTGCAGAACGGACTGGGCCTGATGGCGATGATGACAGGCCTTGCAATTGGAAAATGGATTTGA